A genome region from Hymenobacter tibetensis includes the following:
- a CDS encoding spermidine synthase, giving the protein MLYLLRRLLSYIVPLTRTVHSPITGQLEITWHHGQKVLDTPHANYSYGSLQRVLRYGLMFVAPEQASHTLLLGLGGGSVVATLRKELQYQGHITAVELDAVMIQLADAEFGIRPDAQLEIVCADAFEWVKSAPKEHFGLIIVDLFVDLYLPDGLRTATFWQALQQLLRPGGYVLANTLTDVPLEVEGEELAIYLEKQGFTVKELEVELLNRLLVLQKAQA; this is encoded by the coding sequence ATGCTATACCTGCTGCGCCGCCTGCTGAGCTATATCGTTCCCCTTACCCGCACCGTGCATTCGCCCATTACCGGGCAGTTGGAGATAACCTGGCACCACGGCCAGAAGGTGCTTGACACGCCCCATGCCAACTACTCTTATGGCTCGTTGCAACGCGTGTTGCGCTATGGGCTTATGTTCGTGGCACCTGAGCAGGCGAGCCACACCTTGTTGCTGGGGTTAGGGGGCGGATCGGTGGTGGCTACGCTACGGAAAGAACTGCAGTACCAGGGGCACATCACGGCCGTCGAGCTGGATGCAGTGATGATTCAGCTTGCGGACGCTGAGTTCGGTATTCGGCCTGATGCACAGTTAGAGATTGTCTGTGCTGATGCGTTTGAATGGGTGAAAAGCGCCCCGAAAGAACACTTCGGGCTAATCATTGTGGATCTGTTTGTAGACTTATACCTGCCCGACGGCCTTCGAACAGCAACGTTCTGGCAAGCCTTACAGCAATTGCTACGCCCCGGTGGCTACGTGCTAGCCAATACCCTCACCGACGTACCGTTGGAGGTGGAAGGTGAGGAGTTGGCCATCTACCTAGAAAAGCAAGGCTTTACAGTGAAAGAACTAGAGGTAGAGCTTTTGAACCGCCTGCTGGTTCTCCAGAAAGCACAGGCTTAA
- a CDS encoding sensor histidine kinase, translating to MPFAPITQLTSHPFAEAFSYLPTPTLLLDNDGNIVASSVGMAELNLTAVPAALVGRSLQDVQSQLGSVATAWAYAYSVVRSTPWVQPPVLLPVASSTGAKQATRWWQPSLTRIALGTKAESYWLATAHPVAASSPNTATPQPAPEPDEVAQLRDALAYLPGYVLTVRGPEHRISYVSPKAAALLGQNQLVGRLVAEVLTSLQIPEALAALDKTYQTGQPFAARELALNNTAETPQYFNVSLQPLHDDKQHITGVLVFGQDVTSRVRQASVAASATPHQEIVEHLPQITSISSAEGVVEYLSPQWFTYTGQSAAALSSHDWVDALDSDDWTQILHDLPEHLRKGQPWSWKARIRRHDGVYRLHIAHMVPARNEAGRISRWYGTITDIQDQRPDISGSAANPQDPDPCQELTDTIPQLLWTLNPDGSPDTLNQAANKYIGPDAQQRAAQNNQNAFPGQEVVQALFDYQHTERPTVAWEYQSQIERHDGELRWFLHRAQPLRNEQGDVVKWYGTSTDIHELKLRSLGLQQQNENLIRNNRELDAFVQAAANELRQPIHNLQALFGQMREAVTFHDPDANALLVIVDNSLSRWNKTVQNLVQLVKALDQHKLPTEELSLATVTREALLGLHPHLRASGGEVSTHFQSLPTVSYVRPHLLSIITNLLSNSIKQHDPSRPLKLRLESKSSANGRAQLVVQDNGLGLEPSRGQSRAFRPQSSASSSAASLYLIHRIVEDHGGRLDVESVPGEGTTFCVTL from the coding sequence ATGCCTTTTGCTCCGATTACTCAGTTGACGTCACACCCGTTTGCTGAGGCCTTTTCTTATCTGCCCACCCCTACTCTTTTGCTTGACAATGATGGAAACATCGTAGCTAGCAGCGTAGGCATGGCGGAGCTTAACCTAACTGCGGTACCAGCAGCGTTGGTTGGCCGTTCCTTGCAAGACGTACAGTCGCAGCTAGGGTCGGTAGCCACTGCATGGGCTTATGCATACAGCGTTGTTCGCTCTACTCCTTGGGTACAGCCTCCCGTTCTGCTGCCGGTGGCTTCTTCTACTGGCGCTAAACAAGCTACTCGTTGGTGGCAGCCTTCTTTAACGCGTATAGCACTAGGCACAAAAGCTGAAAGTTACTGGTTGGCCACCGCACATCCGGTTGCCGCGTCATCACCCAATACAGCAACACCACAGCCAGCTCCCGAGCCGGATGAGGTAGCTCAATTGCGCGATGCCTTGGCGTACCTGCCAGGCTACGTGCTGACTGTACGTGGCCCAGAACATCGTATCAGCTATGTAAGCCCGAAGGCAGCTGCTCTGCTCGGGCAGAACCAGTTGGTAGGCCGCCTGGTAGCTGAAGTGCTAACTTCCTTGCAAATTCCGGAGGCCTTAGCGGCCCTTGATAAAACATACCAAACTGGCCAGCCATTCGCAGCACGCGAGCTGGCGCTCAACAATACTGCAGAAACTCCGCAGTATTTCAACGTCAGCCTGCAGCCCCTGCACGACGACAAGCAACATATCACGGGCGTCCTGGTCTTCGGCCAAGATGTAACCAGCCGTGTCCGGCAGGCTTCGGTAGCGGCATCGGCCACTCCTCACCAGGAAATTGTAGAGCATCTGCCCCAGATTACCTCTATCAGCTCTGCTGAAGGGGTAGTGGAATACTTGAGTCCTCAGTGGTTCACGTACACAGGACAATCTGCGGCGGCGCTGTCTTCCCACGATTGGGTGGATGCCTTGGATTCCGACGACTGGACGCAGATACTGCATGATTTGCCTGAGCACCTGCGCAAAGGACAACCCTGGAGTTGGAAGGCTCGGATCCGACGCCACGATGGAGTGTACCGGCTGCACATAGCGCATATGGTCCCTGCCCGCAATGAGGCCGGCCGAATCAGCCGCTGGTATGGCACCATCACTGACATACAAGACCAACGTCCTGATATATCGGGGTCTGCCGCCAATCCGCAGGACCCGGACCCCTGCCAAGAACTGACAGATACGATACCGCAGCTACTCTGGACACTCAACCCAGATGGTTCGCCCGACACCCTGAACCAGGCCGCAAACAAGTACATAGGCCCTGACGCGCAACAACGCGCCGCGCAAAACAACCAGAATGCATTTCCAGGGCAGGAAGTGGTGCAAGCCCTTTTTGACTATCAGCACACTGAACGACCGACTGTAGCGTGGGAATATCAGAGCCAGATTGAACGGCATGACGGCGAGCTGCGCTGGTTTCTGCACCGCGCCCAACCACTCCGCAACGAGCAGGGCGACGTGGTGAAGTGGTATGGCACCAGCACCGATATCCATGAGCTGAAGCTACGTAGCCTCGGGCTACAACAGCAAAACGAGAATCTGATCCGCAACAACCGCGAACTGGATGCTTTTGTGCAGGCTGCAGCCAATGAGTTGCGTCAACCAATTCATAACCTGCAAGCACTGTTCGGGCAGATGCGTGAAGCCGTTACGTTCCATGACCCTGACGCGAATGCGCTCCTCGTTATAGTCGATAACAGCCTTAGCCGCTGGAACAAAACGGTGCAAAATCTAGTGCAGCTAGTGAAGGCGTTGGATCAACATAAGCTCCCAACCGAAGAGCTATCATTGGCTACCGTAACGCGAGAAGCATTGCTAGGTCTGCATCCTCATCTGCGGGCTTCAGGTGGCGAAGTCTCCACCCACTTTCAGAGCTTACCAACGGTGTCGTATGTACGCCCGCACTTGCTGAGCATTATCACCAATTTGCTTAGCAACTCCATCAAGCAGCACGATCCTAGCAGGCCCCTGAAGTTGCGGTTGGAAAGTAAGTCCAGTGCCAACGGTCGTGCGCAGCTGGTCGTGCAAGACAATGGACTGGGGCTAGAACCTTCGCGCGGCCAAAGTCGCGCCTTTCGCCCTCAGTCTTCGGCATCTTCCTCAGCCGCGAGCCTATATTTGATACACCGCATCGTAGAGGACCACGGCGGCCGCCTTGATGTAGAAAGTGTACCGGGCGAAGGCACTACGTTCTGCGTTACGCTGTAA
- a CDS encoding phosphosulfolactate synthase, translated as MNYNLSQLPERTDKPREQGFTMVMDKGLSVRETEDFLEVGAPYTDIVKLGWATSYVTPNLKRKLEVYKEAGIPVYFGGTLFEAFIIRNQFDDYRRLLSEFDMEYAEVSDGSIDLNHDRKLDYIRELSKEVKVLSEVGSKDAEKIIPPYKWISQMRTELEAGAIKVIGEAREAGNVGLFRSTGEVRSGLVEEILTQIPFEKILWEAPQKAQQVWFIKLLGANVNLGNIAPNEIVSLETIRLGLRGDTFTHFLDMDNVDPDFRPEKPTGKPGTSMPRG; from the coding sequence ATGAATTACAACCTCTCCCAACTGCCCGAACGTACCGACAAACCCCGTGAGCAAGGCTTCACGATGGTGATGGATAAGGGCCTGAGTGTGCGCGAAACCGAAGACTTCCTGGAAGTAGGCGCTCCTTACACCGATATTGTAAAGCTCGGATGGGCTACTTCCTACGTGACGCCTAATCTTAAGCGCAAGTTGGAAGTCTACAAAGAGGCCGGTATTCCCGTGTACTTCGGTGGCACGTTGTTCGAGGCCTTCATCATTCGCAATCAGTTTGATGACTACCGGCGGCTGTTGTCGGAGTTCGATATGGAGTACGCCGAGGTATCGGATGGATCGATCGACCTCAACCACGACCGGAAGCTGGACTATATCCGGGAACTCTCCAAGGAAGTGAAGGTGCTGTCGGAGGTAGGTTCCAAGGATGCTGAGAAGATCATCCCGCCCTACAAGTGGATTTCGCAGATGAGAACCGAGCTGGAAGCCGGTGCCATCAAGGTAATTGGTGAAGCGCGGGAAGCCGGCAACGTTGGTTTGTTTCGCAGCACGGGAGAAGTGCGCTCCGGCTTGGTAGAAGAAATTCTGACGCAGATTCCGTTCGAAAAAATCCTTTGGGAAGCTCCGCAGAAAGCGCAGCAAGTGTGGTTCATCAAGCTTTTGGGAGCCAATGTGAATTTGGGCAACATTGCACCGAATGAAATTGTAAGCTTGGAGACCATCCGGCTCGGTTTGCGCGGCGACACGTTCACCCACTTCCTCGACATGGATAATGTGGACCCCGATTTCCGCCCTGAGAAGCCCACTGGCAAGCCGGGTACTTCAATGCCGCGGGGCTAA
- a CDS encoding GNAT family N-acetyltransferase yields MLNIQLTPFPELQTARFVLRQLRESDGPAMLAQRSDERIIRYLDREPDTSLTQTVALIEKIKQSAADNLGITWGIVRPTDDLLLGTIGLWRIMADHHRAEIGYGLDPAYWQQGIMSEAMVAVLAYGFQQLKLHSIEATINPNNMASKRLLEKHGFVQEAYFRENYFFRGNFLDSAVYSLLTPNATEASQNHE; encoded by the coding sequence ATGCTAAACATCCAGCTTACTCCGTTTCCGGAACTTCAGACTGCTCGGTTCGTACTTCGCCAGCTCCGTGAATCAGACGGACCGGCTATGCTTGCGCAGCGTTCCGATGAGCGTATTATACGTTACCTCGACCGTGAGCCAGATACGTCACTCACCCAAACGGTAGCACTCATCGAAAAAATAAAGCAGAGTGCCGCCGACAACTTAGGGATAACCTGGGGCATTGTGCGACCAACAGACGACCTATTGCTTGGTACCATTGGCTTGTGGCGCATCATGGCCGATCATCACCGGGCCGAAATAGGATATGGCTTGGATCCGGCTTACTGGCAGCAAGGTATTATGAGCGAGGCAATGGTTGCGGTGCTTGCTTACGGGTTTCAGCAGTTGAAACTCCATAGTATAGAAGCTACCATCAACCCCAACAACATGGCCTCTAAGCGGCTACTAGAAAAGCACGGCTTTGTGCAGGAAGCTTATTTCCGAGAAAACTACTTCTTCCGGGGTAATTTTTTGGACTCTGCTGTCTACTCTCTGCTTACACCTAACGCAACGGAAGCAAGCCAAAACCACGAGTGA
- a CDS encoding PQQ-dependent sugar dehydrogenase: protein MLRFPFQQSAATLLLLTAACNQGKPAADTPTNTPAATKAAPAATPTASAPALPKPYATESTTKRSKVIGWPAGKTPVVPTGFTIAEYAGELNSPRWAYVTPNGDVLVAEANTIPTSFKKKVTAKLDLDPSKSLKETSANRITLLRDTNKDGKPDVRETFLANLNQPFGMLVLGNYFYVANTDGVVRYAYKPGQTKITGSGEKILSLPGKGYNNHWTRNLLASADGSKIYVSVGSSSNVGENGMKYEQRRANILEINPDGSGEKVYAAGLRNPVGMDWNPVTKALWTAVNERDELGDDLVPDYLTSVQPGAFYGWPYSYFGQNEDPRRKGERPDLVKKAVVPEVPLAPHSASLGLAFYDGKAFPAKYQQGAFVGQHGSWNRSEFTGYKVVFVPFQNGKPTGKSEDFVSGFVLNNGTKEVYGRPVGVTEMPDGSLLVLDDAGNKVWRVVASSQTSNQAAAAAQKSASTLASVAR from the coding sequence ATGCTACGATTTCCTTTTCAGCAGTCAGCAGCCACCCTACTGCTCCTGACTGCTGCTTGCAACCAAGGCAAGCCTGCCGCTGACACTCCTACCAACACTCCCGCTGCCACGAAAGCAGCGCCAGCCGCCACTCCAACTGCTTCAGCTCCGGCGTTGCCGAAGCCCTACGCCACTGAGTCTACGACCAAACGGAGCAAGGTGATTGGCTGGCCTGCTGGCAAAACGCCGGTTGTTCCAACTGGCTTTACGATAGCCGAATATGCCGGCGAGCTAAATAGTCCGCGCTGGGCATATGTCACGCCCAACGGCGACGTACTGGTGGCAGAGGCTAACACCATTCCAACTTCCTTCAAAAAGAAGGTGACAGCCAAACTCGACCTCGACCCCTCGAAGTCGTTGAAGGAAACCAGTGCCAACCGCATTACCCTACTGCGCGACACCAACAAAGATGGCAAGCCCGATGTGCGCGAAACCTTCTTGGCCAACCTAAATCAGCCGTTTGGAATGCTGGTACTGGGCAACTACTTCTATGTAGCTAATACCGATGGTGTTGTGCGCTATGCATACAAGCCTGGTCAAACCAAAATCACGGGGTCAGGGGAGAAAATCTTGTCGCTGCCAGGCAAAGGCTACAACAACCACTGGACTCGCAACCTACTGGCTAGTGCTGATGGCTCGAAAATATACGTGAGCGTGGGCTCCAGTTCCAATGTGGGTGAGAACGGCATGAAGTACGAACAGCGCCGCGCCAATATTCTGGAAATCAACCCGGATGGATCGGGGGAAAAAGTGTACGCCGCTGGCCTGCGCAACCCGGTCGGGATGGACTGGAACCCCGTTACGAAAGCACTATGGACCGCTGTGAATGAGCGTGACGAGCTAGGCGACGATTTGGTGCCCGATTACCTGACTAGTGTACAGCCTGGAGCATTTTACGGCTGGCCCTATTCGTATTTCGGGCAAAACGAAGATCCGCGCCGCAAAGGAGAACGGCCTGATCTGGTGAAGAAGGCCGTGGTGCCAGAGGTGCCGTTGGCACCGCACTCCGCCTCATTAGGATTAGCTTTCTATGATGGTAAGGCCTTTCCGGCCAAGTACCAGCAGGGCGCTTTTGTAGGCCAGCATGGCTCCTGGAATCGTTCAGAATTCACTGGTTATAAGGTGGTTTTCGTGCCCTTTCAAAACGGCAAGCCAACTGGCAAATCCGAAGACTTTGTGAGCGGCTTCGTGCTGAACAACGGTACCAAGGAAGTGTATGGTCGGCCAGTGGGAGTCACGGAGATGCCCGACGGGTCGTTGCTGGTGCTGGATGATGCTGGAAACAAGGTGTGGCGAGTGGTGGCGAGCAGCCAGACGTCCAACCAAGCCGCAGCCGCAGCCCAAAAGTCAGCTTCAACGCTTGCTAGCGTAGCGCGCTAA
- a CDS encoding DedA family protein, with translation MEILKHLVDFILHLDKHLGDIIQDYGAWTYAILFLIIFVETGVVVLPFLPGDSLLFAAGSLAALPGSPLNVWAMVGLLIVAAVLGDTLNYHIGDYLGPRVFRENSRFLKREHLDRTQQFYEKHGAKTIILARFIPIIRTFAPFVAGVGTMSYTKFLSYNIVGAVLWVSILTLAGYFFGQISVVQKNFSLVVLAIIGLSLLPVVFEFIKSRRSSSRPVA, from the coding sequence ATGGAAATCCTGAAGCACCTTGTCGATTTCATTCTGCACCTTGACAAGCATCTTGGCGATATTATTCAGGATTATGGGGCCTGGACCTATGCCATCCTGTTCCTCATCATCTTCGTTGAGACGGGCGTAGTGGTACTGCCTTTCTTGCCCGGCGACTCGCTGCTGTTTGCGGCTGGCTCCTTGGCCGCGTTGCCTGGCTCGCCGCTGAACGTGTGGGCCATGGTGGGTTTGCTGATTGTGGCAGCCGTACTCGGTGATACACTCAACTACCACATCGGGGACTACCTCGGGCCGCGGGTGTTCCGCGAAAACTCGCGGTTCCTGAAACGGGAGCACTTAGACCGTACGCAGCAGTTCTATGAAAAGCACGGGGCCAAAACCATTATCCTGGCGCGCTTTATACCCATTATCCGCACGTTTGCGCCGTTCGTGGCCGGCGTAGGCACCATGAGCTACACCAAGTTTCTGTCCTACAACATAGTGGGAGCAGTGCTGTGGGTGTCAATACTAACGCTGGCCGGCTATTTTTTCGGGCAGATATCGGTGGTGCAGAAGAACTTCTCGCTGGTGGTGCTAGCCATTATTGGGCTGTCGTTGTTGCCCGTAGTGTTCGAGTTTATTAAGTCGCGCCGGTCGAGCAGCCGGCCCGTGGCTTAG
- a CDS encoding shikimate dehydrogenase family protein, with amino-acid sequence MPQFGLLGRSLQHSFSQTYFSQKFDSLHLADHQYELFELPTIDALPELLAEHPDLRGLNVTIPYKEQVWPYLDEIASSAARVGAVNVIEFSDGRLIGHNTDVVGFRESLKGFVPADFAGRALVLGSGGASKAVEVALRDLNIGYWVVSRNPMGTGLTYAELTPQVLEDHLLVINATPLGTYPKVDEYAPIPYEALTPQHYLHDLIYNPSETEFMRRGQAAGAQTKNGFEMLCLQAEAAWSIWNKEQPSIAL; translated from the coding sequence ATGCCCCAATTTGGATTGCTTGGTCGCTCGTTACAGCATTCTTTTTCTCAGACGTACTTCAGCCAAAAGTTCGATAGTCTTCACCTCGCTGATCATCAGTACGAACTGTTCGAGTTACCTACCATCGATGCCCTGCCCGAATTGCTTGCGGAGCATCCCGACTTGCGTGGCCTGAACGTAACTATTCCTTATAAAGAGCAGGTGTGGCCTTACCTCGATGAAATAGCTTCTTCGGCGGCCCGCGTGGGGGCTGTCAATGTTATTGAATTTTCTGATGGCCGTCTGATTGGGCACAACACCGATGTGGTGGGCTTTCGGGAGTCACTGAAGGGGTTTGTGCCGGCCGACTTTGCGGGCCGGGCGTTGGTGTTGGGTAGTGGTGGCGCTTCCAAAGCCGTGGAAGTGGCGCTACGTGACTTGAACATTGGCTACTGGGTGGTATCGCGCAACCCCATGGGCACGGGCCTTACCTACGCCGAGTTGACACCGCAAGTACTTGAAGACCATCTATTGGTTATCAATGCCACTCCCTTAGGCACGTATCCGAAAGTGGATGAGTATGCCCCTATTCCGTACGAGGCCCTCACCCCGCAGCATTATCTCCACGACCTTATCTACAACCCAAGCGAAACTGAGTTCATGCGTCGGGGCCAAGCGGCAGGCGCACAAACCAAAAACGGGTTCGAAATGCTGTGCCTGCAAGCCGAGGCCGCCTGGAGCATCTGGAACAAAGAGCAACCAAGTATTGCGCTCTAA
- a CDS encoding tetratricopeptide repeat protein produces the protein MNENFEDRDEVLDTVRRFERMVAHNEPVFFDLADFENIIDHYTTNTQYDKALQACEAAIAQYPFSTELLIDRSQVLAMKGEYTAAATQIEDVAQLDPDNPDIAVTRGIIATQKGEFAEAVAFFLQATERAPDRDDIYFNLGLAYQSWQKFKSAAKFYKKSLRLNAENDVAVQELLYCLEVSERLESNLDFFQRFTDEDPYSAVAWYNLGQAYYRLEQLDKAVGAFEYAILIDSKFQEAHAYLASTYVSQEKYREAIQEFELSYEEGKPTPEALCNIGECHEKLREWDLSRRFYQRAIDLDPQMDEAWFGIGIIMNEQERHFEAIHFFRKAVELYAESVEYWLALAAAEYQVGNVVSALEAYEKATETAPDNKDAWLNWSIILYEQGNFDGAIDLMRNAVEVQPIEAELHYRLCAYLLAAGRYREAYETLENALVLDFDKHRLLFDYFPELESQKALARLIDQYRK, from the coding sequence ATGAACGAAAATTTTGAGGACCGGGACGAGGTATTGGACACTGTGCGCCGTTTCGAGCGGATGGTGGCCCACAATGAGCCCGTCTTTTTTGATTTGGCCGACTTCGAAAATATCATCGACCATTATACCACCAACACTCAATACGACAAAGCATTACAGGCCTGCGAGGCTGCCATTGCCCAGTACCCTTTCAGTACAGAACTGTTGATTGACCGGTCGCAGGTGCTGGCCATGAAGGGGGAATACACTGCTGCCGCCACCCAGATTGAAGATGTAGCTCAACTTGATCCTGACAACCCCGACATTGCCGTAACTCGTGGCATCATTGCCACCCAAAAAGGAGAGTTTGCTGAAGCCGTTGCCTTCTTTCTGCAAGCCACTGAGCGGGCCCCCGACCGGGACGATATTTATTTCAACTTAGGTCTAGCTTACCAGAGCTGGCAGAAGTTTAAGAGTGCTGCCAAGTTCTACAAGAAAAGCTTGCGCCTAAACGCCGAGAATGACGTAGCTGTGCAAGAGCTGCTGTACTGTTTGGAAGTGAGCGAGCGGCTGGAAAGCAATCTGGACTTTTTTCAGCGCTTCACTGACGAAGACCCGTACTCGGCTGTGGCTTGGTATAATCTAGGGCAGGCATACTACCGGTTGGAACAACTAGACAAAGCGGTAGGAGCTTTCGAGTACGCCATCCTTATTGATTCCAAGTTCCAAGAAGCCCACGCTTACTTGGCTAGCACCTACGTCAGCCAAGAAAAGTACCGGGAAGCAATTCAGGAGTTCGAGTTGAGCTACGAGGAAGGCAAGCCAACTCCCGAAGCTTTGTGCAACATTGGCGAGTGCCATGAGAAGCTACGGGAGTGGGATTTGTCTCGTCGTTTTTACCAACGCGCCATTGACTTGGATCCTCAGATGGATGAGGCATGGTTCGGCATTGGTATTATAATGAACGAGCAAGAGCGGCATTTCGAAGCCATCCACTTCTTTCGTAAAGCCGTGGAACTCTACGCCGAAAGCGTAGAATACTGGCTAGCACTTGCCGCCGCCGAATACCAGGTTGGCAACGTGGTAAGTGCGCTTGAAGCCTACGAGAAGGCCACCGAAACCGCTCCTGACAACAAGGACGCGTGGCTTAACTGGAGTATTATCCTCTACGAGCAAGGCAACTTTGACGGTGCTATCGACTTGATGCGCAACGCGGTGGAAGTGCAGCCGATAGAGGCAGAGCTACATTACCGCTTGTGCGCATATTTGTTGGCCGCCGGCCGGTACCGCGAAGCCTACGAGACACTGGAAAATGCGCTAGTACTCGATTTCGACAAACACCGGTTGCTATTCGACTATTTTCCTGAGCTAGAGTCTCAAAAAGCTTTAGCCCGCCTGATTGACCAGTACAGAAAATAA
- a CDS encoding TraB/GumN family protein, whose amino-acid sequence MLLSKKLVLFVALVLTSFATQAQKVAKKAASPATATVLGTTKTLLWEVSGKDLAKPSYVYGTIHLVCPADLQISDKLKQKFSETEQVVMELDMDSPTMMQEMQSDVLMSGGQTLKQLLSATDYTAVGNYLQANTKLPIETVGAVKPFILSSMLYPVLLGCTPASYETSFVKMAQEAKKEVLGLETVQEQLGLFDKIPYAEQSKMLADMVNQEAAAKQEIQQMMTLYKTQDVEQLRVMTSKSLFGFQQYEDLLLDSRNQRWIADMERHATAKPTFFAVGAAHLGGSKGVLALLRQQGYQVRPVAL is encoded by the coding sequence ATGCTTCTGTCAAAAAAGCTTGTTCTGTTTGTTGCGCTTGTACTCACTTCTTTTGCCACGCAGGCGCAAAAGGTTGCTAAGAAAGCAGCTTCTCCCGCCACAGCCACAGTGCTGGGCACCACCAAAACGCTGCTCTGGGAAGTTTCCGGGAAAGACCTTGCCAAGCCATCGTATGTGTATGGCACCATTCATTTGGTGTGCCCGGCCGACCTGCAAATCAGCGACAAGCTCAAGCAGAAATTCAGTGAAACCGAGCAGGTGGTGATGGAGCTGGACATGGACAGCCCCACCATGATGCAGGAAATGCAAAGCGACGTACTGATGAGCGGTGGCCAAACTCTGAAGCAGCTTCTTTCCGCTACCGATTACACAGCCGTTGGCAATTACTTACAGGCAAATACCAAGCTGCCCATTGAAACGGTAGGCGCTGTGAAGCCCTTTATTCTGAGTTCAATGCTGTATCCGGTGTTGCTGGGCTGCACGCCGGCCAGCTATGAAACTAGCTTCGTGAAGATGGCGCAGGAAGCCAAAAAGGAAGTGCTGGGGCTGGAAACTGTGCAAGAGCAACTCGGCCTCTTCGACAAGATTCCGTACGCCGAACAAAGCAAGATGCTGGCTGACATGGTGAACCAGGAGGCCGCTGCCAAGCAGGAAATTCAACAGATGATGACGCTCTACAAAACCCAGGATGTAGAGCAGTTGCGCGTCATGACCTCGAAGAGCCTGTTCGGATTTCAGCAGTATGAGGACCTGCTGCTCGACTCTCGTAACCAGCGTTGGATAGCCGACATGGAACGCCATGCCACAGCGAAACCCACCTTCTTTGCCGTGGGAGCCGCGCACTTAGGTGGCTCGAAGGGAGTTTTGGCTTTGCTGCGGCAGCAAGGGTACCAAGTTCGCCCAGTAGCGCTGTAG
- a CDS encoding NAD-dependent epimerase/dehydratase family protein, producing MIFVTGGSGLVGSFLIPALVARGLPVRALYRKQIPVIEGAEVVEWVEGDVRDTSLLKGALAGVTHVFHCAGLVSYAPQDEEALLQVNVEGTAAVVDACLETIGVRLCQVSSVAALGGGSESAEEEHPTTTPQLLDEQSKWDLGAAHGAYATSKYLAELEVWRGVSEGLQAVMVNPSVILGPADWTRSSTRLFRYAWQQHLFYTDGNINVVDVRDVVDMMLHLTLDSATSGERYVLNGGAMPLRNLLTQAAICFGKKPPTVAVPHWAAETIWRLEHVRSMLTGARPLITKDTARAGRRPTIYLADKVQATTGKTFRPLPETIEWCCKELVK from the coding sequence ATGATATTCGTCACTGGGGGTAGCGGCCTTGTAGGTAGCTTTTTGATTCCGGCGTTGGTGGCGCGCGGTCTGCCAGTGCGCGCACTCTACCGCAAGCAGATTCCTGTCATCGAAGGTGCCGAAGTAGTGGAATGGGTTGAAGGGGATGTGCGAGACACCTCTTTACTGAAAGGCGCGTTGGCAGGTGTTACACACGTTTTTCATTGTGCGGGCCTGGTTTCATACGCTCCGCAAGACGAGGAGGCATTGCTTCAGGTGAACGTAGAAGGCACGGCGGCAGTAGTGGATGCTTGTTTGGAGACAATAGGGGTGCGGCTTTGCCAGGTGTCATCGGTAGCAGCACTGGGCGGCGGATCAGAAAGTGCGGAAGAGGAGCATCCAACCACTACGCCTCAATTGCTGGACGAACAGAGCAAGTGGGACCTAGGTGCTGCCCACGGGGCCTACGCTACATCGAAGTATTTAGCAGAACTTGAGGTGTGGCGCGGAGTATCCGAAGGGCTACAAGCCGTTATGGTAAATCCTTCTGTCATTTTGGGCCCTGCGGACTGGACACGGAGCAGTACACGCTTGTTCCGGTATGCGTGGCAGCAGCATTTGTTCTATACCGATGGCAATATCAACGTGGTGGATGTGCGCGACGTGGTGGATATGATGCTACATCTGACGCTAGACTCGGCTACTAGCGGAGAACGGTACGTGTTGAACGGAGGAGCCATGCCGCTCCGTAATTTGCTGACGCAAGCAGCTATCTGCTTTGGGAAGAAGCCGCCCACCGTTGCTGTGCCGCATTGGGCTGCCGAAACAATCTGGCGTCTAGAACATGTTAGGTCTATGCTGACCGGGGCCCGGCCCCTTATCACCAAAGACACGGCCCGAGCGGGCCGCAGGCCTACCATCTATTTGGCTGATAAAGTGCAAGCCACGACGGGAAAGACATTTCGGCCGCTCCCAGAAACGATAGAGTGGTGTTGCAAAGAGCTAGTGAAGTAG